ATTACACTATGTGCATAGTATTCAGACATAACCCAGGGCTGAGCAGTCTAGACTGTATAGAAGCGCTATCATTCGACCCGGCATAACTTTCATGGACCCAGTCGCCATCAGGCTGATTGAACACGTCTGGACCTCCGTGTCCGTTTAGGACGTCCCCTACTAGCGACTCATTTAGCCACAATATACAACATGGAATCATCGTGCCCCTCCCTCGAGCATCCGCGGGGTCATCTCCAAGAAGAGTCCCTTTAGCCGGCGGATAAATCATTCCATAAGTACACCAAGTCGACGATGTCCATATAAAAACCTCTCTTTGAATACTTCAAAATCTACACACGATAGCAATAGGCTCTGCACTGATTGACTTCCTTCTATCATATCAATATGCCGCCCAAACCCCTAATAACCCACCTCTACACAGCCGATCCCTCCGCCCACGTCTTCAACAACAGACTCTACATCTACCCCTCGCACGACCGCGACACTGCCACCTCTTCAAACGACAATGGCGACCAGTACGATATGGCCGACTACCACGTTTTCTCCCTCCCGTCTCTTACTACCTCGTCAGATGGGGAAATCGCTGTAACAGACCACGGCACCGTCCTCTCAACACCCGACGTCCCCTGGGCATCGAAACAGCTCTGGGCGCCCGACGCTGCAGAGCGGAATGGGAAATTCTACCTTGTGTTTCCGGCGAGGGATCAGGAGGGTCTGTTCAGGATTGGGGTTGCAGTGGGGGAAAGGCCCGAGGGGCCGTTTGTTCCTGAAAAGGGCTTTTGGGAGGGGAGTTACAGTATTGATCCGGCGGTTTTTGTTGATGATACTACTGACGGCAATGAtaaagatggagatgggaagGCGGCGTTTGTGTATTTTGGGGGTCTGTGGGGCGGGCAGTTGCAATGCTGGGCTAAGTCTAAGTCTTCTCCTCAAGATGGTAGTGAAGGCTGGGTGTTTGATAAAGACGGGAAGGAGCCAACAGGCGATGGAGTACCGGCATTATTCCCCCGTGTCGTGAGATTATCAGAGGACATGTTGAGTTTCGCATCGCCAGTCCGTGAACTGCAGATTCTGGACGAATCCGGTATCCCCATTGCAGCGGACGACCATGACAGGCGGTTCTTCGAGGCCGCGTGGATGCACAAGTACAATGGGCGGTATTATTTCTCGTACTCGACGGGGGATACACACTACCTGGTTTATGCGGTTGGGGACTCGCCGCTGGGTCCATTTACGTACCGGGGGAGGATCCTGGAACCAGTGCTGGGGTGGACGACGCACCATTCGATCGTGGAGTTTGAGGGGAAGTGGTGGCTTTTTTATCATGATTGTGAGCTTTCTGGGGGTGTGAGCCATTTGAGGAATGTGAAGGCCAGGGAGATCGGGTATGATGCCGAGGGAAGCATTTATCTTGTTGATTAATTGGCATATTAAATTGAATGTACATGAACCGGGGGTGGGGGGGTATTTGGCATCTAATTCAAAAATTCAAGCGGCATATCGTCCTTCATACTGTTGATAAACTGTCGCACATGCGCAATGGCAGGATCGCAAAGACAGTCCGCGAGGATCCGTCGTTCCTCGGCTAATCGCTGCGGGCCTACCTCGCAGATATAGTGAATGGCAACGGTCATCGGATAGGTGGTGAGGTGAGTGCGGAATATACCCATGGCCGGATGGATGATGATAAAGAAAGACCTGATGATATTCCCGCAGCAAATATCGAGGTCGAAAATAGGATCAATGTCCTGCGCTGGCTCCCATAGGGCTTGAAAGTTGCTCACGGCTACGATCACAGTGGCCCAGAAGGAGGTCATGAGATGACAGCCTATAACCTGCTGTGGCGAGACCTCCTTCGGTATTTTGGTGGGTATCTCATAGTCTGGAGCATATACCACCTGCCAGGTTACCAGGTCTTGCTGCATTTGCAGCAGGCCATCGATGATTTGTTGTTTGAGGCGTTCCTTTTCGAAAGGGTCATCGCAAGTCTTCATCACGTCCAGATTCTCAAAGATTCCAGAAAGCTCAGCAATAATGTCCATAAGATGGTCTCTGGGAGACTTTTCTTGCTGAAGCCATGGTATCGTCTTCCACTGAGGTTCCGCGAGGACGcacctcttccttcctctgAGGCAGGACATTATCTGAAGAAGACGttagtagatataaattGAAAGCATGGCAAGCCAAAACCCACCAAATGTGCTCGCCCATCCGTGAATAGCCTGTGAGCGTGGCCCGATATAAAAGCGTATGGAGTCCGCATTACAAGAAGCGCAATCACACCAGCGCTGTGCGTTTGCCAACCCCGGGCCTGTCGGGCCTCACTATCGTTCGTGCCATACACAGACTAACCAACACAGTCAGCGCTACCGACTGACTACCCAGCAGGAGTCTTACCTCATAGAAGCCCGCTAATCTAACCGCTGTAAGGATAGCATCGCTCAGCCCCCTCCGCGGATCCTTCAAAGCCACTGTTAGTTCCTTCAATGAGCTTGCGTAGAGCTTACTGCCCTCCTCCCGTAAAAATCTATCATTCTCCTGCCTCCCCACGCCAGAGACAGACAGGGCCAAGATTGTCTTTCTTAATACACTCTCAGAGATGTACAGGTGCTGGACTGCATCAACCCACCCGCCTGCTGTGGCTTGCACCAGGGTAGGGGACGGCTGGCCATTGGGCAAGTACAGCCGCCAAAACAGGTCTATATACTTGGTCTGGTAGGCAGTTCGTGCTAGCTCACGAGGCAGAGCAACTTCACCCCCACTGCTCTGGATTCGGTCTTTCTTGACGAGttgctggctgttgttgtCCTCGAccgtgttgttgatgaataTGCGAGGGCGGAAGTACCCCGCGCACTCGACGCGGGCTTTGCGGCATGTGCCACAGAACGGTTTCTCCAAGTCGCACTACATCAACTGTTAGATCTCATGGTATTGCGAGAGGATGGGAGCAGGTATACTCTTTTTTTCCGCTTCAAGCATGTCACGCACGCTTTTGATCGTCCTGGTACGCCAACCATGATTTCAAAAGTTCAATCGCCTGGTAGCGGCGGGGAGGATTATAGCTAGTTAATAAAGTGCCGTCCGGTGGCTATGCAACAGATGGTCCGTGGGAGGACGCACTGTGCCAGCGGTTCGGCTCATTCAAGAGGCGCCACAATTGTAAGGCTGAAAGGCAAGAAACTAACAAGGATTTGGCAAAATGCAGCGATCGCAgatccccagcagctgccCAAAGGGGCTCAGTCCATGATTCAGTTGGGATGACGATTGGTTTCcttgatgctgttggtggagaGTCCAGACTGCAGACATTAATCTGACAGTGACCAGCCGGAGAAGCGCCTCAATCCGTTCAATGGCGTTTCCGATCTCTGTCTTCATTTCCCGGTCTGGCAGTGTCCCCGTGGCAAGTCTGAGACACCGCGAATTGTCTATTTTGGCCCCCAAATTGTGCGCTGCGGATTTCAGAGTTGAATGGGTGTCAGACTGAATGAACGGTATTCATGAACCTAGTCATTTGTTATTGCTGACAATTGTTCATGGATCCTTTATGCGGGAGCCCCTGCACGTCCCCTGAGGCATCAGAGCTTTGCTGAAACAAAAGTGCTTAAATCGGTGTAGGAGAGGGACTTCCAAATATAGCCTCAATCCCGACGTATTAGGAAAGTGCATTTTCCAACCTTCACACTCACACTGTTAACTATTTCCGCTCTAGCCGTGTTTCTTATCTAAAAAACCGGCCTATTAAATCAAGCTGGCCGTTTAGATTCATACCATCATTTATGTCGAATAAAAAATGTGTTCCAACGATGAATAACAAGGGGCGCTAGGCCGCGCCACCAAAAACCATACATGGCTGGTGGTCAAgtagccagctatctccaacaacgaTGTCCATCGTCCAACCTTAATGCCCCATCCCCTTCTCCCAGTTCTCCGCAACAATGCTCCAGTATTTCCTCTGGCTATGGACCCGGAAATCCTTCCCCCACTTTATCATAACTAGGAAGACAAGAGAACATGCCAGTCCGATAAACGCTGCGGAAATAAAACAGTTCTGGTATCCTAAACCCTCCACCCACGGTGTGATTCTATCCTACACATCAGTAACATTCTCTAACAACCTTGTTATGTAGTAGTATTGAAAGCTTACCCGTAACCTATTGCAAAGGACATCGTATTGCGAACCAGGATTACTGTCGCCATAGCGTCGCCGCTCAGCTCACGGTAGCTGTCGACAAGGTAGTTCACACTCAAAGTTACACCGCAAGTGTTTGCCATTGCGAGAAGACACATGGCAACTAGAAGGCCAAACCAGTGGATGCCGTGGGCGGCGCCTACTCCCCATAGGATTAACGAACCTGGTACGAGGATAAGACAAAGACCAAATGGCCAGAGACGCTGTTCGGCTTCCATTATTCCTCCATTGCGGCGAGCAAGTTTAACAGTGAGCCAGTCGCTGAAACGGCCAGTGAATAGAGAGCTATCTCTGTTCAGCGCTTAGGGCTTGAGGGCAGAGATTTGAAGCTACTCACCCAAGAATGACACCAAGGCAACAGGCGAGATAGCTAAGACCAACCATCGATGAGCTGCTCGTATTAGcagttatattatatttgGCTGGGTGAATGCGGTACCTGAAGTTATAAGGAGCAGATCCCAGTACTATAGACGCGGTTCCGTTCAAGACATTGAACCAGATCAGGTATGATCCGTATGAGAACCTAAGCGACGAACAGGGGTCAGTTTCCCTTGCTCTTGAGTAGTGACTGCCAACCCACCCTGCATAGAATATAACTGGCCAGCTCAAGTAATAGACCGTTTGCCGGGCGCGACGAAGCATGTTGTTCCTCGGCCGGCGAGGTCCTAGGATCGAGAGCTTCTGCAGATACGTCTTCTTGTTGTAGACGGCGCCGATTTCTGGATCACCGTGACTCAATGGTTCAGTTGGCAGagccttcttttcctttgtcTCGTCCTCAGCCGACGTGAACATATCCACTGGAACATTAGGCGAGTTGGGTTTCTCTCGTTCGTAATTTGTTTCCTCCATgaggaaaaagagaaaaacgATAGATGCACCGCAGAATATGGCTGGCCAGTAGAATACCCATTCCCACCCGTGGTACTCTGCAATAAACCCGCATATAACAGGCGCGAAATAGTTACTCCCCGCCAGGAAGAGTGCGTATAAGCTCATGTACAGTCCGCGTTCATGGGTAAAGTACTGCGGATGGTCAGCTAGCCCTAAGATTCAAAAGCGTTTCAATACACACCACGTCGGTGACGGTAACCTCTGGCAAAGCCTCGATGGGAGCCAGAAAGAAACCCATAATGACACTTCGAGCTAGCCATTCACCATTACTTTTCACGTAAGGGCTGTCTTATATTAGCAGCGTTCAACAACAGATCAGCCTGAGCATACCTCCAAATACTAGTTCCCTGTTTACCCTGGCATTAGACCAAAATAACCAATTGACATATCATATATAGTGACAGATGACTTACCACCATCCCCAGAAGCGAGATCATATACGTCATCCGCTTCCCGTATTGAAGAGCAAATGGCTGCCAAAACAAAAGACCCCAGCCGGCCAGCAGGAACATATAACCTGTTCCCTCATTTAGTGTGTGAACAGAGACCTCAGTTTCTTCAGAAAGCTGGACCAGGACAGAGTAGACGTTCGCGGACGCAATACCAGCGAACAGGGTATACCTAGAGTTAGATGAAAACAATTAAATTCTGGTTTTCGCTGAAATTTACCTGCCAATGAGACTCACACGCTGACGCATATTGTAGACCAAAGTTTCCGGCGCCGCGACCAATTCAGCGGATCATCTGGATCATTGGAAGGTTCAGGAACCAAAACGATGTCGCTATCCCCAGAGTCAAGATGGCGAGTCGAAAGGACACGGTTTTCGTCCACGAGTATGAATGTGCCGGGGATGGCATCTTGATTAGTAGACGGCGTCATGGCGAGCAGACACTACGATCGCCCAATGCAGCGTAATAATTGACGGAAGACAGTGAATCGGTTAATGAAGGacagggaggagagagaacTCAATATGTAAGGCCGCGCCGCATGCTTATTCTCCGATAAGCTTCGAGGGCATCAGTTTGCCATGTCCAAGGGAAAAGGCGGACATCTCCAATTCGCCTGCAATCATATCTCGGCAATTATCAaatagaaaagaaagtctCCTTTCCAAGGTTACGCCACTTGTTAATGGCTCGCCTGTCTCCTTTATCAGGATGGCATTTGCCGTTGATAGCCTGACGCGGAGTTGCATCCTCTCgtccatcttccccgcattTATCGGGGGATGCAGCAATGAGCAGCATGCTTTTTGGCATTCAAGCAACAGGGCGGGTCGTGGAGTTGGAGTAAATGGATCAGCAGCAATTGCTATCCAGTACGGGCCAGGATAGAACTTCCCTTTTCCGCCTAGAAGAGTGTTGTCAGTGCACTGATCaggttggagttggagaagccgaGGTGGTTATCTTCTCCGTCAGTCCAGGGTAATCGCTGTTACGAAACAGAACCAATCTAAAATAAGAGGACTAGTATAGTCAAAGCATAAACCCATGGGTAAACAATATgttcaaggtcaaggtaTTGTACAATTTGGTAACCACAAGCAGTATAACAGGTTATCTAAAAGGCTGGAAAGGCCATGCAAGAATTGTGACAGAAAAGTAGAACCTAGCGCCAGATATAACGATCATCTCAGCCCACTACATCGTCATCCGGTAGCTCTCGGATGACATTTTTAAGTAGTGGGATCAGCTCGTCAATGTCAGGACGATCGGCCGGCTCAACCTGTAGGCACCGGCGCACGACATCCTTGATAGGTGCGCTAATGGAGGCAGAGTTATCTGGCTTAGATTCCCCCCCGGCTTTGCCCTTGCCTTTCGTTGCTGTTGACTTCTCGTCGGGGAACCTCCAGTCACCACCTAAGACACACATGCTCAAGCTACCGCCAGTCTCTTCACTCCGGGCTTCAAACGGACTCTTTCCAACTAGACAGGCGTAAAGTGTGCATCCCAAGGACCAGATGTCCACTTTTGTATCGATGATGGATCCGGTCTTGACATCGAAGAGTTCCGGTGCTCGGTATGGCATTGTACTGTGTTCCGCAGCAGTATCTTGAACTGCCAATGCGAGTGAACGGGATGTAATTGCGATGGGACTGGGTGCGAGCGATCCGAGGTCCATCAAGATGGGGTTTTGTCCGTCGTCATCTATCATGATATTGCCTGGGGTGGTCAGTatacaaaaaagaaaaaagaaaaaagaaaaaagccaAACAAACGTCTAGCGGGCTGCCATACCAGGTTTAATATCTCGGTGCGCATAGGGACGTAGgtctccatcctcaacgCCTTCCTGGCTTTGAGTGACCTCGTCGTCCATCAGCGGCTCGTTTTCTGAgtcctcctcaccaccatGCTGACTGGCGCGCCGTTTTGCCTTCCCCACCCGCATTCCAGTGTCTGTATCGGCCTCTTCGCCCTCCCTTCTCAcggccttggccttgcgCGTCGGCGCAGAGCCACTCTTGACGCGGTATTGGTGCATTGCGCGTAGCGCCTGGGCAACCCCCAGCACGAGCACCATGAGGCGCTTCTCTGGAAATTGTGTGTGATTGACAAGGTTTGCGTTGATTGCATCCTGCAAGTTCCCTCGTTGGTAGTAAGGTAGAAGAATGTAGACTGTCTTGGAACCCGCCTCTCCGCCATCATTGCGAAACTTCGAGCCTGATTCTGTTGAAACGGAGTGGTCGATCGAATGGATGACATTCCTTTCCGATGCGAAAAGATTATAAGCTTCTACCTCCTTCAACGCTTGCGACACCGATTCCTGGCCAAATGGACATCGGATCTTTTTGAGCGCGAATAATTCTGATGTGGACTTGTCTTGGACGAGGTACACGTAGGAAAAGCCTCCCTAGCGAGATGGGGACTCATGGTCAGCCGGGAGCCTACAAAAATTGCAAACGATGAGCCACATACCTCACCCAAGAGCCGGAGCAGTTTGAAGCTGCGGCTATTAATCTTCAGCTGCGGTGAGCTGGGGAAGCAGCACATGCAATCCGTAAAGTTGTAGAGGAGGTCAAAGAAGTATTGCGCCATGGTGGAGGTGTCGCGGGACGGTCAGAAAAGTACCTCAAAGCGCGATTCTAATGCGAAGACAATTGACCGCAGTCCAAAAATTATGCTCAGATTATCGAGTTGATGAGAAAGGAGGACAGTTGCAGCTAGGCTCCACTTGAAGGGGATCGTGGATGCTCCAACAACGGGACgggcggaagagaaggcgGAGAGGCTGACGCGCGAGACAACACTTGGCCCCAAGCTCCAACTGGCTGCCATCTCGTTTTCCTTCACGGGGATTCTACTTTGCATCATTGATGGAGGTATGTATTGTATTATTCATCGAGACAACGTCAAAACCACCCAATTATTCACTTATCTAGAGTTGACAGTTAGACACTCGGCATCTATGACGTCTTATCTACACTTCCGACGGTCGTTAGTCTATACTTCGAATGAAGAAAGGCCAATTTACAGTATACCTACAGGTTATTAACTTTTATAATTGATTCATGCAGGGTAGTATCACTATCTGGTGCAAAGGCAGATTTGGTGTGTGATCAATTGGCCGATTCTCTTGTTAGGTGGTTAGCAGGTGGTGAGTCCAAAAATAATTGTTATATGTAGTTATTCTCGGGATTTGATCCACGGAGAGCGATACTCGGCGAAGAATAAAATTAGGCCTCGAATCCATTTCAATTTACCGCTGCAGTGGTAGAGAAGATCGGAATCTCGGGTATCTGGACTTCTGGGGCCTCGCCGCCATGATGGAGCCAGACCGGGCGGCCGTGAATCGTGATTGACAGAAACTCGAAGCTTTCGCTGGAGCACGATCTTGCCTGCAAGGACTGGGAACAGTGGCGCAAGCTTCCTCAATGACACAGGACTGCGAACTGGTGGTGACTGGCCGCTGTGGGTGGTGACTGGTGACAGTTCCTGACTGCGGGGGACGAAGTAACCATGGTTCGTGCGTTGATCAAGACTCCTGAAAAACAATCAAGACAACGCAGAAAACAGCCAGTCGCGAGGAGGAATATTGGATCACGCAGTCTGGAGAGCCGGTCGCTAGCACTAGATACGTCCCTAGTAAGGTACCTACTGGCGGAGGTGCATGACGACACCCCATAGTCTTGTGCAGTTCATCTTCCCTTGAGTTTCAGTCCCCTGCGTTTCCGCCTCCTGGCTCCCTCTTGTCTGCGCTCTTGTTTACTCCCGTTGGGCACCGTTGAAGCCCTCAATTTCTCCGACTGCCCATTcagcctccagctccagaatgACTTGTCGTTGATCGGTCACTGGTGCTGCCTCCACTTTCTTGACCatcccttttcttttcctctcctttcggtctctttctttccttggcTCCCCTCCTACTTCCTCTCCCTATTTCATTCAGCGCCCTCCCTGCGCCTCCCGGCAAGGTTTAATTTTCACGCCCCGATTTCCTCGCAGTGTCTCCCGCGATGGCACCGTTGGATGAAATTCAGGTCGGCGACGTCGTGAACGTCCCGGGTGGGATGCACGGCACCATTAAATTTATGGGAGTTGTCTCCGGAAAACCGGGCAGGTTTGCGGGCATTGAGCTTGCTCCGGAGCACGCCAAACGAGGGAAAAACAATGGCGATGTGGACGGAAAGAAGTATTTCGCGACCGCAACAGCAGGATCAGGCATTTTCGTGCccctcaacaacaataaATACGTCACCAAACGCTCGGCCTCCAATACTCCCGCAACCCCTTCGCGTCCGATCAACTTTAGCAAGTCCGTCGGCCCTAGCCCCTCTGTACCTCGCCCGCCTCAAATGAGACgtccttcccttcccagACCGGAATCCCCACGAGTAAC
Above is a window of Aspergillus puulaauensis MK2 DNA, chromosome 2, nearly complete sequence DNA encoding:
- a CDS encoding Zn(II)2Cys6 transcription factor domain-containing protein (COG:S;~EggNog:ENOG410PNA6;~InterPro:IPR036864,IPR021858,IPR001138;~PFAM:PF00172;~go_function: GO:0000981 - DNA-binding transcription factor activity, RNA polymerase II-specific [Evidence IEA];~go_function: GO:0008270 - zinc ion binding [Evidence IEA];~go_process: GO:0006355 - regulation of transcription, DNA-templated [Evidence IEA]) — translated: MVGVPGRSKACVTCLKRKKRCDLEKPFCGTCRKARVECAGYFRPRIFINNTVEDNNSQQLVKKDRIQSSGGEVALPRELARTAYQTKYIDLFWRLYLPNGQPSPTLVQATAGGWVDAVQHLYISESVLRKTILALSVSGVGRQENDRFLREEGSKLYASSLKELTVALKDPRRGLSDAILTAVRLAGFYESVYGTNDSEARQARGWQTHSAGVIALLVMRTPYAFISGHAHRLFTDGRAHLIMSCLRGRKRCVLAEPQWKTIPWLQQEKSPRDHLMDIIAELSGIFENLDVMKTCDDPFEKERLKQQIIDGLLQMQQDLVTWQVVYAPDYEIPTKIPKEVSPQQVIGCHLMTSFWATVIVAVSNFQALWEPAQDIDPIFDLDICCGNIIRSFFIIIHPAMGIFRTHLTTYPMTVAIHYICEVGPQRLAEERRILADCLCDPAIAHVRQFINSMKDDMPLEFLN
- a CDS encoding putative serine/threonine protein kinase ENV7 (BUSCO:EOG09263OAE;~COG:T;~EggNog:ENOG410PM2Q;~InterPro:IPR017441,IPR008271,IPR000719,IPR011009;~PFAM:PF07714,PF00069;~go_function: GO:0004672 - protein kinase activity [Evidence IEA];~go_function: GO:0005524 - ATP binding [Evidence IEA];~go_process: GO:0006468 - protein phosphorylation [Evidence IEA]) — translated: MAQYFFDLLYNFTDCMCCFPSSPQLKINSRSFKLLRLLGEGGFSYVYLVQDKSTSELFALKKIRCPFGQESVSQALKEVEAYNLFASERNVIHSIDHSVSTESGSKFRNDGGEAGSKTVYILLPYYQRGNLQDAINANLVNHTQFPEKRLMVLVLGVAQALRAMHQYRVKSGSAPTRKAKAVRREGEEADTDTGMRVGKAKRRASQHGGEEDSENEPLMDDEVTQSQEGVEDGDLRPYAHRDIKPGNIMIDDDGQNPILMDLGSLAPSPIAITSRSLALAVQDTAAEHSTMPYRAPELFDVKTGSIIDTKVDIWSLGCTLYACLVGKSPFEARSEETGGSLSMCVLGGDWRFPDEKSTATKGKGKAGGESKPDNSASISAPIKDVVRRCLQVEPADRPDIDELIPLLKNVIRELPDDDVVG
- a CDS encoding glycoside hydrolase family 43 protein (CAZy:GH43;~COG:G;~EggNog:ENOG410PI96;~InterPro:IPR023296,IPR006710;~go_function: GO:0004553 - hydrolase activity, hydrolyzing O-glycosyl compounds [Evidence IEA];~go_process: GO:0005975 - carbohydrate metabolic process [Evidence IEA]), with translation MPPKPLITHLYTADPSAHVFNNRLYIYPSHDRDTATSSNDNGDQYDMADYHVFSLPSLTTSSDGEIAVTDHGTVLSTPDVPWASKQLWAPDAAERNGKFYLVFPARDQEGLFRIGVAVGERPEGPFVPEKGFWEGSYSIDPAVFVDDTTDGNDKDGDGKAAFVYFGGLWGGQLQCWAKSKSSPQDGSEGWVFDKDGKEPTGDGVPALFPRVVRLSEDMLSFASPVRELQILDESGIPIAADDHDRRFFEAAWMHKYNGRYYFSYSTGDTHYLVYAVGDSPLGPFTYRGRILEPVLGWTTHHSIVEFEGKWWLFYHDCELSGGVSHLRNVKAREIGYDAEGSIYLVD
- a CDS encoding putative MFS transporter (COG:U;~EggNog:ENOG410QDYK;~InterPro:IPR011701,IPR036259;~PFAM:PF07690;~TransMembrane:8 (i57-81o101-118i189-211o217-236i313-338o358-381i402-421o427-455i);~go_function: GO:0022857 - transmembrane transporter activity [Evidence IEA];~go_process: GO:0055085 - transmembrane transport [Evidence IEA]) — encoded protein: MTPSTNQDAIPGTFILVDENRVLSTRHLDSGDSDIVLVPEPSNDPDDPLNWSRRRKLWSTICVSVYTLFAGIASANVYSVLVQLSEETEVSVHTLNEGTGYMFLLAGWGLLFWQPFALQYGKRMTYMISLLGMVGKQGTSIWSPYVKSNGEWLARSVIMGFFLAPIEALPEVTVTDVYFTHERGLYMSLYALFLAGSNYFAPVICGFIAEYHGWEWVFYWPAIFCGASIVFLFFLMEETNYEREKPNSPNVPVDMFTSAEDETKEKKALPTEPLSHGDPEIGAVYNKKTYLQKLSILGPRRPRNNMLRRARQTVYYLSWPVIFYAGFSYGSYLIWFNVLNGTASIVLGSAPYNFSSSMVGLSYLACCLGVILGSLFTGRFSDWLTVKLARRNGGIMEAEQRLWPFGLCLILVPGSLILWGVGAAHGIHWFGLLVAMCLLAMANTCGVTLSVNYLVDSYRELSGDAMATVILVRNTMSFAIGYG